The proteins below are encoded in one region of Verrucomicrobiia bacterium:
- a CDS encoding TadE family protein has protein sequence MRGSRGQAIVEFALIIPVLLAIATLAIDMANMVFVAHRLSAATREGSRIATETSLPTPENPSPSDKCTLAQCVSSSSICCIAVNRTNLVLFNSGVTNGTVTGEWVPVVEDDRRYVLLRVQASSVVNFFFGLGSQTINSASVSYGDDFQVT, from the coding sequence GTGCGCGGATCCCGGGGACAGGCCATCGTCGAGTTTGCCTTGATCATTCCCGTCCTGCTTGCGATCGCCACGCTCGCCATCGACATGGCGAACATGGTTTTTGTCGCGCACCGGCTGAGCGCTGCGACCCGTGAAGGCTCGCGGATCGCCACCGAAACCTCGCTTCCCACTCCTGAAAACCCAAGTCCGTCCGACAAGTGCACGCTTGCCCAATGCGTCAGCAGCTCCAGCATCTGCTGCATCGCCGTCAACCGCACGAACCTCGTGCTGTTCAATTCCGGCGTCACGAACGGAACGGTCACGGGAGAATGGGTCCCGGTTGTCGAAGACGACCGGCGTTACGTCCTTTTGCGCGTGCAGGCCTCGAGTGTCGTGAATTTTTTCTTCGGGCTCGGAAGCCAGACAATCAATTCCGCCTCGGTATCCTACGGGGATGATTTCCAGGTGACCTGA
- a CDS encoding Tad domain-containing protein — MKPLLQRLRRMRSQKGSILVTSALMAIPLIGIAVLSTDVGMAYLVRTESRNAADFASLAAIKRFSKSQESIDFSAIRQAAAVTARQNSTRSNSSIVVDTSEITNPDNPEGDIIFGYYDHDAKTFTGYPDSQLNDPDKIINAIRTRVRIGDGPNQPFTFRFARILGDNLVSNFILVTESIASFAPMKAVFALDQSASMDNRSYKPTDVCTWPALPTTQDRWFHYAATTNVVGDCMNTIEADTVMGPVDDGYVKPQPLWDVTYAIDHSLLDGNRLFNSLVQMGLLVFASNAFAPYSPTDSVELTSTTRNNKGVIQQALRYSVGQWKTYAEADAATRDFRDLPEKLIFPGSVLGGAEERRTHTNIGDAINLAVRWIRNSEQSTRTSNTKFIILLSDGAPTCSRAVAPEDADLDTMPVCPEENSVRDSVQTEVRNMETSLKEQYGDPLPDEYRDFLREYRNTVKHNVEAGYVEMGKAWGVANANWAKANKIVIHSVYFATDEGTCDPDHPAEGYQHLQEVSAITGGSAACAEDLSSLSEIFTNLSTKQTYVLVHVSTT; from the coding sequence ATGAAGCCGCTTCTTCAGCGCCTCCGCAGGATGCGCTCCCAAAAAGGCTCAATCCTCGTCACTTCCGCCTTGATGGCCATTCCGCTCATCGGCATTGCCGTACTGTCTACCGATGTGGGCATGGCCTACCTTGTGCGTACCGAGAGCCGGAACGCCGCGGACTTCGCGTCGCTTGCCGCGATCAAACGTTTTTCGAAAAGCCAGGAAAGCATCGATTTCTCCGCTATCCGCCAGGCCGCCGCGGTCACCGCCCGGCAGAATTCGACCCGGAGCAACAGCAGCATCGTGGTCGACACTTCTGAAATCACGAATCCGGACAACCCGGAGGGCGATATTATTTTCGGATATTATGATCACGACGCCAAGACCTTCACCGGTTATCCGGACAGCCAGCTGAATGATCCGGACAAAATCATCAACGCGATCCGGACGCGTGTCCGCATCGGCGACGGCCCCAACCAGCCGTTCACTTTCAGGTTTGCCCGGATTCTCGGGGACAATCTTGTTTCGAATTTCATCCTGGTCACGGAATCCATCGCAAGCTTCGCGCCCATGAAGGCGGTTTTCGCACTCGACCAGTCGGCCTCGATGGACAACCGCAGCTACAAACCGACGGACGTCTGCACCTGGCCCGCGCTTCCGACCACGCAGGACCGATGGTTTCATTACGCCGCCACGACCAACGTCGTGGGAGACTGCATGAATACAATTGAAGCGGACACCGTCATGGGCCCCGTGGATGACGGTTACGTGAAGCCGCAGCCGCTTTGGGACGTCACTTACGCGATCGATCACAGCCTTCTGGATGGCAACCGCCTTTTCAACAGTCTGGTGCAGATGGGGCTTCTCGTCTTCGCCAGCAATGCCTTCGCCCCTTATTCCCCTACGGATTCCGTGGAGCTGACGTCCACGACTCGCAACAACAAGGGCGTCATCCAGCAGGCGCTTCGCTACTCGGTCGGACAATGGAAAACTTATGCCGAAGCCGATGCCGCCACACGGGATTTCAGGGATTTACCGGAGAAGCTGATCTTTCCGGGATCCGTTTTGGGAGGGGCGGAAGAAAGAAGGACGCACACCAACATCGGCGACGCGATCAACCTTGCCGTGCGCTGGATCCGCAATTCCGAGCAATCCACGCGCACGTCCAACACGAAGTTCATCATCCTGCTTTCCGACGGCGCGCCCACCTGTTCGCGCGCGGTGGCTCCGGAAGACGCGGACCTGGACACCATGCCGGTCTGCCCCGAGGAAAACTCGGTGCGTGACAGCGTGCAAACCGAGGTTCGCAACATGGAGACGAGCCTCAAGGAACAGTACGGCGACCCGCTTCCGGACGAATACCGCGATTTTCTGAGAGAATACCGGAACACGGTAAAACACAATGTCGAGGCGGGGTATGTCGAAATGGGAAAGGCCTGGGGCGTCGCGAACGCTAATTGGGCCAAGGCCAACAAGATCGTGATTCACTCCGTCTACTTCGCCACCGACGAAGGGACCTGCGATCCGGATCATCCGG